A window of Oryza glaberrima chromosome 2, OglaRS2, whole genome shotgun sequence genomic DNA:
GCAATGGAACCTTATTCTTGCATGTCGGAACATTTAAAAGGCATATCTGTTTGTGGTACATAAATGAAAAATCCATTTGGCGCATAATAAATGAGAAAAACTTTTTGACATgtaataaatgaaaaaacttaAGAACAAACAATTAATATGAAATCGATATGTCCACTTATGAGGGTTaacataatataattttttaaagtaatgTACCCTATAATTAATGCAGCAACATCATTCATCATGACCATTCACCCCTCCCCCGGCCCCTCCTCGCACACACATGGTCAGATGCTCCCTCGAATCGCATCGGATTCACGTCCCCAAAAATCGTGTTATGTTCCCACgatctcctctccccctctagCATCGTCCTCCAGCTAGAGCCACACCCGAACACACTCGCCCCGACGAACTCTCTCTACTATCTGCCATGCGATCCCTTCCACCCAGTACTCCTCCTTCCGTGACCATAGCTCACACATGAAATGCACTAATGATATTTAAGGAATGCAGGGTATGACGACTGATACAAATGTATACATGAACACCAAATAAGAGAACATAAGAAAGCGATTTTATAATAGTTCGGACCTTAAGGTTGGTAATAGTCGTACTCCAGCTTATATGTTTGATCTAGGGTTCTCTCACATCGAGTATAAATTGGGAGCAAGCTAGCTATTCTAGCTAGCCTATATCAACTAATCTCGATGAGCAAGACAGTGACTTGAATTTGGTAAGTTATTTTTCAAGGCCGAAAATGCAATGTTTCAATTCGTTGTCGATGCTCGTCGAGAGAAGAATTAAGATATTTTTCATTCAGTAAAACCAAGTTCCTTGGTTCATCAATGTTACAAACATAGAGTACTTGTACTTGCAAAGGCCACACATCGATCTGCCAAATCGCAAGAGGAAGGAACGCGCTCTCATCAAAAATTGGTGGAGCAGTTCAGGTCTACGTACGTACGTTCCAACAAGAGGTTGCCGTGCAGTAGCCCATACACTTCGCTTCTAGTACTATATAGTGCCACCCACAAGGTAGGAGGCCGGCCAGCCAAATACCACATGCGTGCACCGTACTACATATATAAGCATATTACAGCTCTGAGATCACCTGCTGCATGTACTTGCAGCATCTCTGGTAGCTCACGAATCCCATGAACCAGAACTCGAACCCGTCGACGGTGGCCACGTGTATGTACTTCTGCTCCGGCTTGTCGGCGTTCTCGCTCGGCCGCACCCTCTTGATCCTCCTCAGGGGCACCACCACCTTGTAGGGCACCCGggcgacgacgtcgccggccgGGGAGGTGACGGCGAGTGACCGGTCGCTGCGGAAGGCGATCTTGCGGTTGGAGACGAAGAGCATCCCGGCGATGGGGCCGCCGGTGGTGTAGAGGTAGCACTGGAGGGCCTTCACCAGCCGCTCTCCCTTCTCCGCCGAGAAGGCCTGCCGGAACAcgcgctccacgccgccggcctgcAGGATCCTCGCGCCCAGGCTCAGCTTCCCCCTCACCGTCTCCGACAGCTTCGGCCCCAAGGTCACTGCACACACGCATGGCGAAACAGAGCATAGGTTAGCAACGTGCTCACGCACATGTTTTTGATCGCTCAAAGCCTGAAATTTAAACATTcaggttgcatgcatgcatgataactCACCATGATCCCTGAAACCCTGAGCCCGTCTGCCCAGCTTGTTCACCCAGTGGATCACCTGGAGCTTACTGCCTGCGAAACACAAAATTTGAAACCCGATCGTTAGCAAACATATAGTACATACGTGCAGTCATGACGGTAAACTATAATCTTGAGAGATCAAAGGAGGTAATAACGTACTGTGCTTGTAGCCGAAAGACGTGTACGGGCTCGGGTGCGTCAACGAGACGGCGAGGCGGTCGCCGTCGACCTTCTTGCCACCgtccctcgccgtcgtcgcctcctcgatGGCGTACGCCTTGGAGGTGACGGGCACTCCGACCACATGGGCGCAGCTCGACTTCGTCATGGCTAGCTCTCTCTCCGCGCTTACAGCTAAGCTCGCTTCCTTAGCCCGTAAGCTGTAACgcgggcgagagagagagagcggaaggaggagaaggggggaggGATAGCGGAGGCGCAGCGAGCGGGTTTTATAGCCGGCGAGGTGACGAAATCTTTAGCGGAAAGGGCAGCGGATTCGTCCCCGCGCGGAGTCAGCACCTGCTCATCGGCGCCCGGAAAAGCAAGCGGTCCACGTTCGCCAAAAGTGCCCGAGCTTGAGAGAGCTTGCTCTGCTTTACGTGCGTGGGGCTGTGTCATCCGCTTCCCGATCGTGCGCGCGACCGATCGACCGGCGCCCAACCGGAGAACCGAACCGCGAGCGAGGCGCAGGATATTCTCTCTTTCGGCGGCCGGGAGGGTAGCCGGTTGATTGAATTTGTCTACGTGGTGATGCATATGGCTTGGCATTGCCACTTTGGAAGGGGCAGCCCATGTGCTCGCACAATCTTGTTGCTCCGGGTTATGGGAAAAAAGGAGGTGGGGGCGCCAGGGATCCAGGCCCAGGGATCTTAAACATATTGAGTTTTGGATCGATTGATCGGTCGTTagtcctttttattttttctgtagTCTGTAGAGTACCTGCCAGTAGGCTTTTCCAGGAACCCTTTTTTGGGTCTCAGAAAACTGAAGTAGTTGGTAGTGTTCTTATATGAACATGGCAACGGGTTACATACGGAATGATACAATGATCAATAGATGAATGGACggttctctttttttctttttattttttacgtaacgttcgtttttttttccctggaaATAAAAACTAGCTTCAGTATCCAAGTGTAATTGAAGGCGTGTTATCCTATACGATTTATTAGATATCAAAATCGTCTAGTACATGATTTAGATGTCTCGCCTACACAAATCTACTGGACAAGCGCGTATACGATGATTTATGAATTATGATAGTCCAAATATCAACTGCGTCTGTCAAAGAGATCATGTTCAGATCGATCACACAGATTTTAGATTTCTCCCCTGGCCTGCTGCGGATCACACAGTGAGGCCCCGCGGGTGATGTGGACGCAAGATGATCCAACGTGTAAAACAACGACCTTTCCAGctagcccaaaaaaaaaaaaaactggataaTCTCATCTCAGATTTTTCCAGGGACGCGCGCAACCCCAAGTGCGCAACAGTCATCGTAGACCGGTGCATATGGTCTCCTTTTCCATCCAGTTTTCCCTCCCAATCGAAGTCTCCATCCACTCCCATCGATCGCCTACCATTCCGCCCAACCGTCGCGCGCTAgtcaccgcgcgcgcgcgcatccgCGTCGAGGCCCGCGCGGCACCGAGTCAGCACGGccgctcgctctcgctctcgctcgccCGTCTGCTCCGCTCCGCTTGGCTGCGTGCGCGACTGCGCGCCCGTGCATCTCGCTCTCGGATGGATGCACGCGTGCGATACGGTGTGTGATAGACTGACAGGGCAAGTGATCGAGTGAGTGGCACGGACGCACTGCCGTCCTTGTCCGCGGATACACCGGTCAGGCGCTCGTCCGCCATCAGTTGCGTTCCtcctcttatttttctttttctgcgtTTCGATCGGTTTCGAGAAGTAGCAGGAgtagtgcattttttttttcggtcCTTGTGATACAATTCAGTGCAGTACATGTTCGGAATATCCGGAGTGGAACCATTTCGATACATAAATGGCCGTCCTTTCAACAAAAAGGTGTTAAAATCAAGTGCCATGGCCTTCTCTTCCAGACTGTCAGTAGTACTCTGATGGCACCACAAGACACAAGTTGTTCCAATCATTCATTTTGATGAATCAGAGctgaatttccttttttttcccctgctCTTTTTTTGTTGGCTGAATTTTCTGTGTCCTGAATATCCAAAGCCTGTATATTTATCTCTGAATTTTCAGTCTGTTCTTCTGAAGTTGTGAAGTGAGTGTTCCTATATCCTATCCCACTGGCGCTGGTGCTCCTCCGGTCCTCACTGTAGTGGTAGCCGAGCCGATAACTTCGGAGGCAAGAGATAAACTGATTCGTCGTAGCTTTTGCCTCATAGTGGGGTGAAAACCATGAAAGGGTGTGAGCTGATCGAAAGCCCATCTGATCCGATAAGCGGTAGCAGTGCGAAGATTCCAAAAGAGGATCGCCCGATGGTCCAATCCGACAGGGCAAAGGAAATGGTTCAGCTAAAGATGGAACGTTGAGATAACTGAAAGAAAAGGGACGGATCAAATGCATCTGTAAAAGCCAAAGTGCATATCCCCCTGCTTGGCCCCGAAACAAGACACTGCCATTGGGCGCTTCGTTGCTAAGCCTTCAAGTATTTGAACGCTGCTGCGGATGTATTGGCATTGCCGGCTTAGCCAAAGTCAGTGCACCAACTTGACGGATTCAGCTGCCCGTAGTTTATTTCTTGTTCAGAAAGCCCTGAAATATGAATTAATGTATCTAAGTGGAGGAGAATCTCGTcacaaaagtttaaaaaaaaatcgagaaGGAGATTTGGTACTGATGATGAAGACTTAGTTTGCAAGTTAGTAATATATTGTGCAGGTCGGCGATGTGTCTGATGATTTGTTTGTATGTCTGACATGAGATTGTCCTACCTGGAAGAATGTTCTCCTATTTTTCTGAATATTGTCTACAACAATTTAATGACCTGACTCAGGCTAGGTTTTCAAAGAAAGCAGATAATTGAATTTCTCCAATTTTGCAGGCTGGACTGTATATTGTGTACAGCAATTTAATGACCTGAGTCAGGCTAGGTTTGCAAAGAAAGCGGAGAATTGAATTCAATCTCTTTCAGTCAGATATGTACCAACTGTAGAGATGGTGTATAAGTGCTACTTCAACAGTAAATGTCATGAACACACCTGATTCTTTCGGTCAGAATTGAACAGTTCGTCCTACCAAAAGAATGTCGGAATTGGCCGgacatcaaatcaaatcaataaATAATCTTAAGAAATCACCTCGATATCGTCCTGGATATTCCAGTTTATGTCAGAAACTATGTAATGATGAAATCCTAGCCTTACATGAGTACAGTATATGAAATGCATGTTGATGTCAAAAGATATCTGAATCTTGCCAGCACCTCACTGCACGGTGTGAATTTGGAATTAAGCAGATGAATTGCATATGTatgtcatcaccatcatcaccaGAACAGGGAACATGAACAAGAACACGAAGATTATCGCGGAACTTCCATTTTTGGCATATCTTATCAGAAATTCGCGATGCACTTATGATGGGGCTTTTGCCATTTGCCGATTTGCAGCCGAAACCATTTCTCATCCAACTTCTTCATGAATTTCAATTCCGCACACGCCCCACAAAACATCACATGCCGTCGCATGCCCTAATCAAGCCGCCTATATCTAACCTGCTGGATGCAATTGCAAAACTGCATGCCGATCGATCAATCCACCAGCAGGCCAGCCATGGCGACCCAACACACAACGACATGTTGTGATCGATCAACCCTACGCATACACAAATCCTAACCCATCTAAGCATCACCAAGCTAGAGTGACACAgatgcacgcacgcacacacacacgCGTACGACACGAAGAGACCGATCCGATCGAGAGCGAGCTCCGCCACGACAtgggtgcgcgcgcgcgcgcgcttcgTGCGTGTCATCGCCGCGCCTGCGCGACGGCCTGCTCCAGGTGGTGCAGCGAGCGGTGGTAGCTGACGAAGCCCATGAACCAGAACTCGAAGCCGTCGTTGGTGACGACCTCGATGTACTTCTGCTCGGGCTTGTGCTTGTTCTCGCTCGGCCTGGCGGCCTTCACCTTCCGCAGCGGGATGGTCACCTTGTACGGGACGCGCACCTTGTCGCCGCCCGGGGCGGACACCGCCAGCGGCCGGTCGCTGCGGAACGCGACCCGCTCCGTCGACACGAACAGCATGCCGGCGATCGGCCCGGCCGTCGTCGACAGGTAGCACTGCGACGCCCTGAGCAGCTTCTCGTTCTTGTCCACGGAAAACCACTGCCGGAACACCttctccacgccgccggcctgGAGGATCCGGGCGCCCAGCGTGAGCTTCCCCTTGACCGTTTCCGATAGCTTCGGCCCGAGGGTCACTGTAAGCCATTGGAACAACGACGAGTTCATCAGTCTTACTTTTCCAAACACGTCAAAATTTATATTCTTCCGTGTTGAAAAAATCAAAGATGATTGCTCTTACCATGTTCTTTGATGCCCTGTGCAATCTTGTCCCCCTTCCTGCCATATTTGCTCGCCCGAtcggttgtcgtcgtcgtcgtcgtcgggctaTTCGCATCTGAAATAACACAGAAACGATAGGATCATCAAAAACATGTTCTGTATTCGTATCAAGTTTCACTTGAACAGATGAAGCAGAAACGAACTCTTACCGTTGTTGAATTGGAAGGAACCAACAACGAAACCGGCATGATCAGGGGTGGTCGTCTCCTCCGCTGCGAAGTCCGGCTCCTCTATGCCATAGGCGGTGTTGCTCACCGGGATCCCAATCACATGGTCTTGACTCGTTGACCCCTCCATTAACGATGCTTGCAAGGAAGGAATACTGAAGACTTCTTGGTTCGCTTCGCTACCTTCTGCTCCGTTCCCTCCAATTTGCGGTGGTTGTCTGTCCCTGGTAGGCTCAGGTTCCAAATGCCAAGAGGGAAAGCTTCTTTTATAGGGTTGGTGCCCATCTTTTTACCCAGAAAGATCCAAGGCGTCTCGGTGGCTATCTCTAATTCCGCACTTTGGAATTTGGAATGGATGGAACAGCCCTCATCTTCTCATCATGATAGAGTGCTTTGCGTTAAAAAAAAGCTCTGGTGGCTACCTAATTTTCGCGAGGGCGTGGGTCCCTCGCATAGCTTTTCGTGTGTCATGCTTTTGTGTATTTGTGTGTGGAGCCTTTTGTAAAAGTCGCTGTATTTATCGAGCTTGTTTAGCGCAAGTGCATATTTATTTTGTGCTCTGCATGCAGAGACGGATTAGGTTTTCGGTGTCCGGCGAAATTCGATCATGAGATGGTACCATAACAGAACGGCTTGACCGCATGAACAGGAAGAAAATGTGCAAGGGCTGGTACAGCTCTGCTTTGTTGCCGGCAAGCCATTTGGAACGTGGAAGCCGAAATGTTGGTCGAAGGTACTTTATGGCTAAGGCCTAAGACCAAAATGCTAGTAGTATAGTTAGATCAAAATTCAGGCCACTTTTATAACCAAAAAATCTCCATGGACTTCTATACTCTTTCCCTTAGTCCTGAAATATTAGATATACAATTTTATTACACGGCCTTCGACATTGTCCTATACCTATCTTTTGGTCTCTTTAGAAATTACAGTGAGACGGTGGTCGGATGATTGGGAGTCAAACACCTTAGGCACTGTACGGATCTAGGAATTAATCCTGGTAGGGTTTGATGAAGGTTCGGTGTTgttatctctttttatttgttgtctCTATTAAGCTCCCTCTGaaagtagtactacctccgtcccaaaataagtacagttttgcactattcacgttcaacgtttgaccgtccgtcttatttgaaaattttgtgaaaaaattaaaaacatttagtcacacataaagtactattcatgctttatcatctaataaaaataaaaatgctaatcataaaaatttttcaaataagacggacggtcaaacgttgaacgtaaatagtgcaaaactgcacttattttaagacggagggagtatatttataCCTTATGTCTCCTTGTATTCGAGTACTCATAGAGACATTATTGGTAGTCTCCAGTTTAGTAGGAGTAATAGTATAGATGTTCCGTAGCAGCGTAGGTTTTTCAAATTAGGTATAGATCTTCTTATCGGATCGAAATACGATTCCTAACTTGGAATAATCTTCCAATGGACGTtaaaggctgtgttctttttgaaaaaaaaattctatacgaaaattgttttaaaaaattatattaatccattttcttaaaaaaatgttaatacttaattaatcatgcaataatacgtGCTTCATTTTGCGTGCCGGGGATCCTCCAGAACGCAGCCTAAGTGTTTTATACGATCGTTTAACATTTTCCAATATCGAAGTTGTCGACGTTTGAGGTTTCGACtatggtatttgcatggtatgaaGATCGTCGGTACCAGGGTGTATGCGAGattaaagaaaaagagatggagacaagtatttttatataggtttggACCCCTTATCAAACAGGTAATAGCTCTACTCCTGTTGGCTGAaaccggtgttgctctttattcacgAGAAAGCTAACTCGCGCGCGCGTAGGCGGCGCGCACGCGGAGGGATtaatttttttgggatttttttggtgctgtttctttttctttttggattttttttgggagatgCGTACCTAATCCAATTAGTTTTCGATAATAACCATAATTAAGGTAAGATTagtagatttgtctttttttgaagatttttttaagtagcaaattgaaaagaaatctatacgtgaaatcaaaatttgaaaactttcaactcaaaatttgaattttttgaagtcaaattttgaaaactttaaacttttcatctcaaatttgaaaaaatttcaactcaaatttaaaactttcaacccggATTTGAAAACAATAAACCCATATTTGAAAACATTTAacctaaatttgaaaaattgcaacctagatttgaaaacaCTCAACCCTGAACTAAAAACTTTTAACctaaatttaaaaaactttcaaccctgatttgaaaaattttaacctaaatttaaaaactttcaacccagatttgaaaacattcaacccagatttaaaaattttcaacacaaaatttgaaaactttcaagtcaagatttgaaatctttcacgtcaaaatttaaaactttcaattctacATTTATAAAGAAGTGTGtgtgaaaaattgaaaaagaattgaaaagaaacagcgaaataaaaaacaaaaacgtGCGCCAACTAAATTGCTGGCGCGTACGCGCGCATTAGCACCCCCTTTTATTCATCTAAATTGCATAAGTAAAATATTTGGGATAACAtatctagctgtcgtcgacttTGCGGCATAGATAACCAACACGTAGTCGACGACATGGTAGTCTTTCTCCTCGAGTACGAACTCATCGAGATTAGAGATGGTGCTAGATCTCTCTTGTCGGCCTCCGTAGGCACCATATCGGGtttgtctaggcttatctctgatgtcaaTGTTTGGCGGCGTGTGTTGGTGTCTATTCTGTCTTGTGTGTTGATCTGTCTATCCCCCCTCCTCCTATGGAGtcttgtatatataaaagtctcattgtccaagtagaactagggagactaatatggatacaatctgagTAGTACTTatagtttccatatagaactctacttatcctttcttatccggaactccttctatatacgaggtatgatttcgtgtaagacttggtatatggtgggttCCGCCGAACTTATTCGATTACTATTGgatatgtggtatctataaccatGACAGAAGTGATATGACATATTTTATACTCTGACAACATTATTATCCTTAGTTCCTCACTAACTACATCTCAACTATTACCGGAAGTAGcattaactctaattaacaaATGTGCATACCCGCATTAATTAAAGGTTGAGATGGAAGATCATctctagaaaaaataatatgggACGTGAGAATGATaagtattttaatttttaaaaaaaatgaatgatagAATGATAAATAATCTGAAACAAAGGGACGACTAATTATACTGGTTGCGTTCTTTAGCAGGGGGTTCCCAACTCCCCACACTCGTtatccgcgtgcacgctttttaaactgctaaacggtatgttttttgcaaatagtttctatataaaagttgcttaaaaatcatattaatctatttttgaaaaaaatagcaaattcttaattaatcacgtgctaatcgccgctc
This region includes:
- the LOC127763576 gene encoding GEM-like protein 4 — encoded protein: MTKSSCAHVVGVPVTSKAYAIEEATTARDGGKKVDGDRLAVSLTHPSPYTSFGYKHSSKLQVIHWVNKLGRRAQGFRDHVTLGPKLSETVRGKLSLGARILQAGGVERVFRQAFSAEKGERLVKALQCYLYTTGGPIAGMLFVSNRKIAFRSDRSLAVTSPAGDVVARVPYKVVVPLRRIKRVRPSENADKPEQKYIHVATVDGFEFWFMGFVSYQRCCKYMQQVISEL
- the LOC127761722 gene encoding putative GEM-like protein 8, which gives rise to MEGSTSQDHVIGIPVSNTAYGIEEPDFAAEETTTPDHAGFVVGSFQFNNDANSPTTTTTTTDRASKYGRKGDKIAQGIKEHVTLGPKLSETVKGKLTLGARILQAGGVEKVFRQWFSVDKNEKLLRASQCYLSTTAGPIAGMLFVSTERVAFRSDRPLAVSAPGGDKVRVPYKVTIPLRKVKAARPSENKHKPEQKYIEVVTNDGFEFWFMGFVSYHRSLHHLEQAVAQARR